A segment of the Chlorocebus sabaeus isolate Y175 chromosome 15, mChlSab1.0.hap1, whole genome shotgun sequence genome:
ctcagcctccggagtagctgggactacaggcgcccgccacctcgcccggctagttttttgtatttttagtagagacggggtttcaccgtgttagccaggatggtctcgatctcctgacctcgtgatccgcccgtctcggcctccctaagtgctgggattacaggcttgagccaccgcgcccggcctatttatttatttttttgagtcagggtctcactctgttgcccaggctggagtggagtggtgcaatcttggctcaccgcaaccttcacctcctgggctcaagcaattctcctgcttcagccttccaagtacctgggattagaggcacgtgccaccacacctggctgatttttgtatttttagtagagacagggtttcaccatgttggccaggctggtcttgaactcctgacctcaaatgatccacccgccttggtctcccaaagtgttatgattacaagcataagccaccactctgacctaaattttttgtagagatgggatctcactatgttgcccaggctggtcttgagctcctgcactcaagtgatccttccactttggcctcccaaagtgctgggattacgagcgtgAACCATGAGCCCAGCCCACAGTCcaggttctttttgttttgttttgtttttgagatggagttttgctcttcttgcccaggctggagtgcaatgacacgatcttggttcaccacaacctccacctcccgggttcaagcgattctcctgccttagcctcccaagtagctgggattacaggcatgcgccaccacacccgactaatctgttgtatttttagtagagatgggatttctctatgttggtcagactgatctcgaactcccgacctcaggtgatctgcccgcctcagcctcccaaagtgttgggattactggcgtgagccaccgcgcccagtctagtTCTTAACCactaaattatactttttttctatCCCTAGTAGTGTTCTATTTCTCAAACTGAGTGGAATAGACACACACATTAGATTTGTTATTTATACCTTACATATGTACTATATTacatatatcttttatttattaaagacgTCACTTAAACATACAAAAAGGCTTTTACAAAGAGCAAAGTAAAAACGACAATTGGAAGAAAACCTGTTGCTCATTCAAACTTTACTAGCGCCTCCAAGGTCGACAGTAGGACAGAACCTCAAGAGGACAGCCGAACACCCCAGAGCCCTACCTTTCCTCCAGCACGTCTTCCCTTTGGGGAATCGCATCACCTGGGCGGCAATCTCCCCTCCACCCTTAGAGGGTGCTGTTCTCACTCTCTAAGGCATAGGACCAAGTTTCAGATAGGACTCTCTCTAGATGACTCTGGCTCCCAGTGCCCAGGGGTAAAAAGAAAAGCGCTGGGCATTATTCTCGAGGTGCCTGCGTGTGCCGCCTCCGATGTGAACTCGCAGTCCCATTTCTAGAACTGAATCTCAAGTTCAGAACCAGTTCATGACTTGTCCCAAGTTACACAAGTCAATTAGCGCTAGGACTTGAACTAGGTCCTCTGAGCAATTCGGTCCCCAAGGCTGCCTGCCTCCCGAGGGTCCGGACACGGTCTTCTTGGGTACTCCCCACGTTCAAACCCTGAGGGGGTGTCTTTCTCCCGAGGGCCCCGGGACCGACAATCTCTTACTCCTATTTGCCTTGACTAAATACAGCCGGGACTCTGAAGGAGCTGGATCTCGCGTCCCAAGTCAGGCGTCCTCCAAGAGGGTAGACAGGCGGGAGGAAAGCGGACCGGGCCAAGCCCGCGCGGCGCCGGTCCTGCCAGCTCTACCTGGCGGGGCCGCGCCGGGATTACCCACCTAACACAAGGATACGGTCCTCGGGCCGCAGCTCCGGCTCTAGGAGGGCACGGAAGGAGGAGAAGTCCCCGAACCAATCGTAGGGGGCAGAATTGGCTGCGTCTTGGTAGCGCTGATCCCAGTACTGGACTTCGCGGTACCCGCAGTTCCGCTCCGGTAACTCCGGCGGCGCTCTACCGGCCCCTGGAGAAGCCATGCTCTCAACTGCGGGGACTGCCAGAGCCGCCGGCCCTTCAGCCAATACGGAACGCAGGATGCAGAAGGCTGGGCCCTGGTGTCTCCGCCCACCACCTGCAGTTGCTCAACACAAACACGTGGAACTTCCGTCCTTTACTAAGCGCTCTTTGAAGAATCCTCCGGCTGGGAAAACCATCGTCCAGACCCTGAATCCTCCGGCTGTATTGCCAACTCATTTCCTAGAGCTGCACTCATGGTGTCAGACTCACGTGGGCTCATCACTGCGTCCTCTCATATTTTCAATGTGAATTACTTCTATTAGGGAGTCTGAAAATTAGTGAAAGGTTCATTTTTCTCAGCATCCAGAAGGCTctaagcagaggcaggaggggcGCGAACAGGGGCTTTGCCCTCCTGGAGAGACAGCATGAACACAGATGTTCCCAGCGTAGGCGAAGTAGAACGTTGGCTTCAGGGACTGTAGGGGAGGTAGGCAGGAATGTTGCTTTTCTGGACATTCGTTCTAAATTAGCGCCTGTGTACCTAGGGCTGGGTATAAACTGAGGAGTAAGATATTGTTCCTGCTCCTATGGAGCGTGGAGTGCATCAGAGGAGACAAATGTAGaggaaaaattacattttagtgGAGTAAATGAAGACTGGCTACCCGGATCGGCGCTTAGCCTGGTGGGACGCCAGGCGCGGGAAGCGGAACCTAAGTGTCGAAGGTTCGGGTTTCCGCGGGTGGTGGGCCCACACAAGCGGTGCACCGTTAAGATGGCCGCTGGGCTGCGGAAACGCGGCCGGTCCGGTTCCGCGGCCCAGGCAGCGGGACTCTGCAAGCAATGGCTGCAGCGCGCCTGGCAAGAGCGGCGCCTGCTGCTGCGGGAGCCGCGCTACACGCTGCTGGTggccgcctgcctctgcctggcGGAGGTGGGCATCACCTTCTGGGTCATTCACAGGGTGGCATGTGAGTGCGccgagggggaggggaggggagggagggagacctgAACCCGCGACCCAAACTGGATCTCAGACCTGGAACTCAAAACCAGACTCTGTATCCACTCACTCATCAATTGCAAACCCATACATATCCCTTACCTGAGCGCCAAGCCTGCTCTACAGAAACCGGATCTTAATCCGCCCGCATGGCAGAGGTGGATACCCTAGAGATTGGCCTTCTGCACTGAACTTACAGCCTGCGAACTAGCTTAGAAGTCAGATTTGAGCCAAAATTGTTGTACTGCTGctgtttctgcttttctctgtggCTTTGGACACCTCAGGTCTCCTCCTGAATCTCAGCTTTTTCCATGTATTCAGTTCTGTGATCTTTGAACGTCCCTTCTCAATGATGGCATTTTGTGACCACTTGAGTCCATTAGGCATTATTGGCTACTCCTTTCCAGGCTGAAACTATACTCTAGGCTTAAGGCACTTGACTTTCTTGCTAAAGACTCTTAATTCTATTTAGTGCTTACTATATTACCAGAGAGAGGTACAGTGGTGAGTAAGAGATGCATTTCTAACTCCGGTCTGGACAGTAAGTTAGCAGGCAATGATAATGCATCGTATTCATCATGCTAGTAAGACAGAATGCCATAAAGCGCATAGGAAGTCACTTAAACCAGATTGGAGGAGTCAGCAAAGGCTTCATAGAGCCACCCTTGAAGGAAGGTAGGAACTAGCTagttaagaaaagaaggaaaaggtgaGGGGAAGGAGTGCTCTGGGCAGAGGatcctctattaaaaatatccagttaggccaggtgcgggagcgcaggcctgtaatcccagcattttggtaggcctAGGTGAgtgatctcctgaggtcaggagtttgagaccagcctggccaacatggtgaaactccatctctactaaaaatacaaaaattagctgggggtggtggcacatgcctgtaatcccagctactcgggaagctgagacaggagaatcgcttgaacctgggaggtggaggttgcaatgagccaagattgtgccactgtactccagcctgggtgacagagtgagactccgtgtcaaaacaaacaaacaaacaaaaaaaccaaacaaactctCTAGTTagagtgggcatggtggctcatgcctgtaatcccagcactttgggaggctgaggtgggcggatcacttggggccaggagttaaagaccagcctggctgggcacggtggtttacgcctgtaatccaagcactttgggagcccgaggcgggcgaatcacctgaggtcaggagttcaagaccagcctggccaacatggtgaaaccctgtgtctactaaaatagaaaaattagctgggcatgatggcaggtgtctgtaatcccagctacttgggaggctgagatggaagaattgcttgaaccggggagatggtggttgcagtgagctgagatcgcaccactgcactccagcctgggtgactgagcgagactctgtctcaaaagaaaacaaacaacaacaacaacaaaaaccagcctggccaacatggtgaaactgcatctctactaaaaatacaaaacttaaaaaattaaccaggcatggtggcacacacctgtagtcccagctactcgagagaccgaggcaggagaatcacttgaacccaggaggcgaaggttgcagtgagctgaggtcgtgccactgcactccagcgtgggtgacagagtaagactctgtctcaaaaaaaaaaaaaaaaaaaagcctggttcCTTTGAggaactgaaataatttttttagagcTGGAGTGTAGAAATCAAGTGAAGAGAGTAGTAAGAGATGGGAATGCAGAAATTGAGACCAGATCATGAAGAAATTGGAAAGCTTTGTTAAGAAGATAGCATGATAATTAAGAACCTAGGACCCTGCAAGCTTCAATCCCAACTCCACCATCCTAGCTCAATTATCTTAAGCCAGTCACTTAACCTAATTAATTCTTAAGCTCCCTTTCTAAAAAGGGGAATAATACAGAGTTTTCTTTATCTTAAGGGTCTTGGGAAATCATTGAGAGGTTTTAAGCAGAGGCCTGTTACGATTTGTATTTCAGGAAGAACTCTTTGGTGTACAAGGTGGAAAATACATCGTAGTAGGGTGAAAGTAGAAGTCAGGGGCCTAATTAGCAGGCTATTATATAATCACTGGGGCTAGAGATTACTTTAGGCTCCAAGTATGTAGTAGCAGAGAAGGATGAGATAGAAATATTTATGGTGAGGAGCAGGCAGAACTTGGTGACGAAGGGTTGGAAATGAGAGAGGAGGGAGTATCAAAGATATTACTCAGGTTCGTGACCTGGTAGCTAAGAGGTCAGTGGTGCCATCTGtggaacccaggaaggggagtaGATTGGAGTGGGAGGAAAGATCACGAGTTCACTTACAGAAatgttgagtttgagatgcctGGGCTCACCCAGAGAATGTCAGATAAAGAGTTAGATTAAGAGGTAGTGAAGCCCTGGGAATTGGCTGAAAGTCTGTGTTTTGATGGTCTGGAGGCATGGGGAGGGTGGCAGACAAGTTCTAGACTCAGAAATAACCAGATCATCTTGTCTTCTTCCAGATACAGAGATTGACTGGAAGGCATACATGGCCCAGGTAGAAGGCGTCATCAATGGTACCTATGACTATACCCAACTGCAGGGTGACACCGGACCACTTGTGTGAGTGGGGACAGGAAGTTCAGGGAGGATGTGAGGGGCTGGTTAGGTACTAGTCTGTGTGGCCTGACCCAGGCTCACATTTTCTCTCATCTTCCAGGTACCCAGCTGGTTTCGTGTACATCTTTATGGGGCTGTACTATGCCACTGGCCGAGGCACTGACATCCGCATGGCCCAGAACATCTTTGCTGTGCTCTACCTGGCCACCTTGCTGCTTGTTTTCTTGATCTATCACCAGACCTGCAAGGTGAATCTATGCTACCGGGGCTAGAGGGCCCCAGCCTGGGAGGGCTGGGTGGTGGGAATGGCTCAGGCTTGCTGAGCTGACCTTGTTCCTTACTGTGTTCACCCTTTAGGTACCTCCCTTCGTCTTTTTCTTCATGTGCTGCGCCTCTTACCGTGTCCACTCCATCTTTGTGCTGCGGCTCTTCAATGACCCAGTGGCTATGGTGCTGCTCTTCCTCAGTATCAACCTCCTGTTGGCCCagcgctggggctggggctgctgctTTTTCAGGTCAACACCTCTTCCTTCTGGCCCCCTCTCTCATTTTCTGCATTTCTGTCTCTTCCCAATTTCCTGCAGCAGAGGGAGTAAAGGAGTAGCCAAGACAGCGTGGGCCACTCAGGGCTCTACAAAGCGAGTCCAGGATCTATAGAAAGTTTCTGCCCTGCCATCCCCCCGCATACACACATGCCCTCTTTCCATCCTGTCTTCCTCCCAGACAGCATTCATTGTTGGAATTAGTCCTTCACATTCTACATACTTAGTTTATGCTTATTTGCATACAGTAGGCAGAGAGACTATGTATCTGGCCCCTGCCTACTCCACGCTCTTCCCTTCAGCAGTTGTGAGTGTAGGTCCCATCCTGGAGTTTGCTGGCGAGGCGGCAGGAGGAGGTTGCTGTGGTGATGGTGGGAGGTATGTCTTTGGGTGTTGTGTGCATGGCCCTGGAGCTGATCTCCACCCTTCCTCTCCCCTGCTCACCCCAGCCTGGCAGTCTCTGTGAAGATGAATGTGCTCCTCTTCGCCCCTGGGTTACTGTTTCTTCTCCTCACGCAGTTTGGCTTCCGTGGGGCCCTCCCCAAGCTGGGCATCTGTGCTGGCCTTCAGGTACCCCCACCTCACCCTTCCTCTTTCTAATCAAGGAGAAGCCACTTGTCTTGATTGAGGGGATCTATCCTTGAGACTCCCTCAAAGccaagagacagggttttggagTTGATCCTGAGCTAGGAAGCTACTATCTCTAGGCTATAGTTTCCATAGCTGTAAAATAGGGTATTACATTTGATGGTCTCTGagagcctttttatttttttaattttaagttttgttttttttttttttttttttttttttgaaacggagtctcgctctgtcgcccaggctggagtgcagtggcaccatctccgctcactgcaagctccgccgcctcctgggttcatgccattctcctgcctcagcctccctagcaactgggactataggcgcctgccactgcgcccggctaatttttttgtattttcagtagagacagggtttcactgtgttcaccaggatggtctcaatctcctgaccttgtgacccacccgccttggcctcccaaagtgctggctcacgcctgtaattttaagttttgagatgggttcttgctgggttgcccaggctggtctcaaattcctgggttcaagcaatcctcctgccttggcctcccaaagtgctgggattacgggcatgagccaccctgcctggcttctGAGAGCTCTCCTTGCTCTGCCCATTTATGACTTGGTGAATCCACACCTTAAAGCATTGTTATGACCTCCCTCCTGAGCTTCTTTGGCCCCAGGCACTGGcctgaggtgggggcagggggcgtGGTTTTCCTGCTATTTCTGGTGGGAATTGGGGAACCTCTGAGGCCTACATCCCAGTCCCACACCCCTCAATGAGTAGCGTGAAGGCTGGTCATTGGGAACGGGCCTTGGCAGCTCTGCTGACATCACACTGACCCTCAGGTGGTGCTGGGGCTGCCCTTCCTGCTGGAGAACCCCATCGGCTACCTGTCCCGCTCCTTTGACCTTGGTCGCCAGTTTCTGTTCCGCTGGACAGTGAACTGGCGCTTCCTCCCGGAGGCTCTCTTCCTGCATCGAGCCTTCCACCTGGCCCTGTTGGctgcccacctcaccctgctCCTGCTGTTTGCCCTCTGCAGGTGGCACAGGTGAGAAAAGGTGGTAGTGCCGTGGGCAGAGTTGGGGGAAGGAGTGAAGGGCCTAAGCCTTAGGGGCTGCTTGGGGGAAGTGTCAGTTAAACTCATGGGGTGAGTCTAGAGTTTGACTCACAATAGGGGCTTGATAACTGTCTGAATGGCTTTTCCCCAGGACAGGAGAAAGTATCTTGTCGCTCCTGAGGGATCCCTCCAAAAGGAAGGTTCCACCCCAGCCCCTTACACCTAACCATATCCTTTAAATTGTGGGAAGGTAAGTCTTGCCCTCTCTAGGTGCTGACAGAGTCCTGGTCAGGTATCCCCTGACAGCTGGTGACCTGGGTGAGGAAAGGGGACCCCAATCATAGAAGTCCTATTCTGCACCACTGTGCTGAGCACTTCACATATTGAGGTATATTTGATTCTTAATTCTAAATACGAGCTACTCTTACAAGTACGTCTCCCTGGTACTATCATAAGAGATTCACATATGTTCTAACATTTAAAGCTCACAAGAGACTCCGAGATAGGGAGATACACTTACATTTACTATTTTcctttacagatggaaaaaataaGACTTcatgaggttaagtaacttaccaaggtcacacagccagtacgTTAGGGGTTCAAACCTACAAGGCCTTATGGCCCTAGGTATTACTTTCCATATTCCATATTCGGTTGAGGAGCAGATCCAGAGAGGTTAATAAACTTGTCCAAAGGCATGCATCAAGGAATGGCAGAGCTGGGGGGCTATGTGACCTCAAAACTATTGCCCCTCTGTTTTGGGATAGCCCCCAACTCACACACTCCTGCCCTTGGCCTTGACCGCCGCATACAGATTGTTTCTACCCTCTTCACCTCCAACTTCATTGGCATCTGCTTCAGCCGCTCCCTCCACTACCAGTTCTATGTCTGGTATTTCCACACACTGCCCTACCTCCTGTGGGCCACGCCTGCACGCTGGCTCACACACCTGCTCAGGTACCAGCTGGGACAACCTGGGGAGTGGGAAGGGATAGGGAGTTCCTGTTGGGGGTTTATGTCTAGGGCATGCTGCTGGTCTGCAGGCCTTGAAACTGGATAAAACGTGGAGCCTGTTTCTCATCTCCAGGTTGTTGGTGCTGGGGCTCATCGAGCTCTCCTGGAACACATACCCCTCCACATCCTGCAGCTCTGCT
Coding sequences within it:
- the ALG3 gene encoding dol-P-Man:Man(5)GlcNAc(2)-PP-Dol alpha-1,3-mannosyltransferase isoform X1 — encoded protein: MAAARLARAAPAAAGAALHAAGGRLPLPGGDTEIDWKAYMAQVEGVINGTYDYTQLQGDTGPLVYPAGFVYIFMGLYYATGRGTDIRMAQNIFAVLYLATLLLVFLIYHQTCKVPPFVFFFMCCASYRVHSIFVLRLFNDPVAMVLLFLSINLLLAQRWGWGCCFFSLAVSVKMNVLLFAPGLLFLLLTQFGFRGALPKLGICAGLQVVLGLPFLLENPIGYLSRSFDLGRQFLFRWTVNWRFLPEALFLHRAFHLALLAAHLTLLLLFALCRWHRTGESILSLLRDPSKRKVPPQPLTPNQIVSTLFTSNFIGICFSRSLHYQFYVWYFHTLPYLLWATPARWLTHLLRLLVLGLIELSWNTYPSTSCSSAALHVCHAVILLQLWLGLQPFPKSTQHSKKAH
- the ALG3 gene encoding dol-P-Man:Man(5)GlcNAc(2)-PP-Dol alpha-1,3-mannosyltransferase isoform X2 produces the protein MAAGLRKRGRSGSAAQAAGLCKQWLQRAWQERRLLLREPRYTLLVAACLCLAEVGITFWVIHRVAYTEIDWKAYMAQVEGVINGTYDYTQLQGDTGPLVYPAGFVYIFMGLYYATGRGTDIRMAQNIFAVLYLATLLLVFLIYHQTCKVPPFVFFFMCCASYRVHSIFVLRLFNDPVAMVLLFLSINLLLAQRWGWGCCFFSLAVSVKMNVLLFAPGLLFLLLTQFGFRGALPKLGICAGLQVVLGLPFLLENPIGYLSRSFDLGRQFLFRWTVNWRFLPEALFLHRAFHLALLAAHLTLLLLFALCRWHRTGESILSLLRDPSKRKVPPQPLTPNQIVSTLFTSNFIGICFSRSLHYQFYVWYFHTLPYLLWATPARWLTHLLRLLVLGLIELSWNTYPSTSCSSAALHVCHAVILLQLWLGLQPFPKSTQHSKKAH